CATTACCTCTTTTAAAAGTGATCATCGTTTTAGCATAAAACCAATCAAAAAATTTAATATTACTTACATTTTCCTTCCCTAGAAAAACAAAGGTTCTTGGGAAAGTAGCAAATAATAAAATAATATCAAACTTTGAAGTATGATTAGGACAAATAATATATGCATCATTTAAATTAATACTATTATCAATTTTGAGATGAAACCAAAAACCATTAATTATCAAAACAAATCTGCACCAATACTTACAAAAAAGATGAAATATCCAATATGTTTTATATGAATGGATAACTATAAGTGCAACGGGTGAAAAAATAATTAACCCAAACAAAACCGAAATCCATAACCATGTTCTCCAAACAAGAAAAAAGACATTAAATAATTTCATAGTAAAAGTAAAGTTATAACTTATTATAAATCTATTTTATGTATTTTAGATTTTTAAATCTAACTTTAAAAATGACTAGAATTTTAACGGGTATACAAAGCTCAGGAACACCACATCTAGGAAATGTTTTAGGAGCAATGTTACCAGCAATTGAGCTTTCTAAAAAAAATGAATCATTATTATTCATTGCCGATCTTCATGCTCTAACAACTATAAAAAATAAAGAGCAACTTTTAAAAAATTCCTTAGAAACTGCGGCTGCATGGATCGCTTGTGGCCTAGATACTAAGAAAAACATCTTATATAGACAGTCTGATATTCCTCAAGTAACAGAACTTATGTGGTACCTAAACTGCATCACACCATATCCAATGCTGGCAAATGCGCACTCTTTTAAAGATAAATCCGAAAAACTATCTGATGTAAACGCAGGTTTATTTACATACCCAGTATTAATGGCGGCAGATATTATTTTATATAATGCCAATATTGTGCCTGTAGGAAAAGATCAAATCCAACATTTAGAAATAACAAGAGATATAGCAAATAAATTTAATAATATATACGGAGAAACATTTACCGTCCCTGAAGCAAAATTAAAAAAAGAAAGTATGATTATTCCTGGTACCGATGGTCAAAAAATGAGTAAATCATACGGAAATACTATTGATGTTTTTGAAGATGAAAAAAGACTAAAAAAACAAATTATGAGTATTAAAACCGACAGTAAAGGCTTAGAAGAACCTAAAAATCCTGATGAATGTAATGTTTTTCAAATATATAAATTAATAGGCTCTAAAGTCCAAGTAGAGGATTTAAAACTTAAGTACTTAAA
This is a stretch of genomic DNA from Flavobacteriales bacterium TMED191. It encodes these proteins:
- the trpS gene encoding tryptophan--tRNA ligase, with translation MTRILTGIQSSGTPHLGNVLGAMLPAIELSKKNESLLFIADLHALTTIKNKEQLLKNSLETAAAWIACGLDTKKNILYRQSDIPQVTELMWYLNCITPYPMLANAHSFKDKSEKLSDVNAGLFTYPVLMAADIILYNANIVPVGKDQIQHLEITRDIANKFNNIYGETFTVPEAKLKKESMIIPGTDGQKMSKSYGNTIDVFEDEKRLKKQIMSIKTDSKGLEEPKNPDECNVFQIYKLIGSKVQVEDLKLKYLKGGYGYGHAKKELFNLILENFKEPRNNYKRLINEPDVVNHELTNGAKKASEIAKNVLRKVKSNLGLM
- a CDS encoding 1-acyl-sn-glycerol-3-phosphate acyltransferase, which encodes MKLFNVFFLVWRTWLWISVLFGLIIFSPVALIVIHSYKTYWIFHLFCKYWCRFVLIINGFWFHLKIDNSINLNDAYIICPNHTSKFDIILLFATFPRTFVFLGKENVSNIKFFDWFYAKTMITFKRGNVSSSFRAYRKADKLLKKRISIVIFPEGGVPDPEIVLDEFKLGAFKLAISNQVPIIPITFVDNKRKYPENKLNLSLGLFRVFIHKPLLTNFMNSSNYNELKESTYNIIYQTLINYENK